From the Salvelinus alpinus chromosome 12, SLU_Salpinus.1, whole genome shotgun sequence genome, the window TTGTCAGCCAAAGCCATATCTTATAGTAAGGTCTACAAATGTGGGCACTCTGTGAGTGTACCACCATTCATCACTCAGTACCTGTATCAGTTACAAGACACATcaattaacctctaattcctcccaaacccggatccgggagcaccccccacagtaaaaaagctgactagcatagcctagcatagcgtcataagtaaatactagcatctaaatatcattaaatcacaagtccaagacaccagatgaaagatacacatcttgtgaatccagccatcatttctgatttttaaaatgttttacagggaagacacaatatgtaaatctattagctaaccacgttagcaaaagacaccatttttttactccaccagttttttactccatcagtagctatcacaaattcgaccaaataaagatataaatagccactaaccaagaaaaaacttcatcagatgacagtctgataacatatttattgtatagcatatgttttgttagaaaaatgtgcatatttcaggtataaatcatagtttaccattgcagccactatcacaaaactcaccaaagcgactagaataactacagagagcaacgtgtattacctagttactcatcataaaacatttcttaaaaatacacagcgtacagcaattgaaagacacagatcttgtgaatccagacaatatttcagattttctaagtgttttacagcgaaaacacaatataacgttatattagcttaccacaatagcaaacatcacaacagcattgattcaagcaaaaACATAGCGATTAGTATAAGtcaccaaaagatattaattttttcactaaccttctcagaattcttcagatgacagtcctataacatcatattacacaatgcatatagagtttgttcgaaaatgtgcatatttagcggcacaaatcgtggttatacaatgagaatagtggccaaaacttagagcaatctgtccggcgccatcttggagaagcacctattctaatcgaaaactattcataaacttgactaaaaaatacaagttggacaacaaatgaaagataaattagttcttaatgcaatcgctgtgttagattttttaaattaacgttactagacatacagtgtgcgttacagccagaccagtgccgcaataatggcgaccaaacacttttacatttttccacataaatacggaataacatcataaatagctcttacttttggacgagcttccatcagaatcttgggcaagatgtcctttgtccaaaagaatcgttgcacggtcctaaaacgtcctcttcacctttggaattagcagctaacaatagctatgtcgcacagacatgcccaaacgtcaaagcgcaatactaaggaaataccgaaaatggcaatatactcgcataaactgatataactcggtttaaaataacttcgttatgatgtgtctaacacctatatcgaattaaattacagacggacatatatAAGGCCTAAAACGAGAGCgtttgagcatgccatcctgatGTCCTCTTCTGCGTCTTGACGAGCGTCGAAAAGAGCGGACACTGCATGttatggccttttataagctctgagagctatgtagacactccattccacttctcattggttactgacatccaggggaaggcgggtgcagttcatgtcgacccataggacacatacagagctttaaactgatctgagaacagagcctcgttttcagaccttcgcagttcctgtcatggatttcgctgcagaaagagttctggttcacccacagacaattcaaacggttttagaaactagagattgttttctatccaatagtaataataatatgcatattgtacgagcaagaattgagtacgaggcagtttaatttgggaacgctaaatgtcgaagttgaaacagcaccccctgtagtgtcaagaggtttttaAAGGCCTTACACCAGTGTTAAATCCTGCACCCCACTAATTATTGTGACTGATATGACTTATTCAGTCACTGGTGATAATAAGCCAATATAATTGACCCACTGTATTGTATGGTACAGTACATGTGACGGAAGTAGCTAGAACGACAGcatactgtgtgtctgtgttgttctGTCCATTGAGAGGATGGAAATACATCTTCTTGAAGAAAACTGTCATGTTAAATAAACAACACTGGGAAGCTTGTGTGGGTGTAGTGGTGGGCTGTATGGCTCTGAAGGTCAGAGTGTACACAGGGCTCTTTGAACAGGGGACTGCACTAGAGGAGGTTCAGGGCTTACTTCtccatgttttttttgtgtgtgtgtgtgtgtgtgtgtgtgcagaataAACCGTAGACATCCAGATAACCTTTTTGATTGAATAGAATCCAGGTTGCAAATGTTTGGTCTGAATCAGGGCTAACGTCCAAAAGACCTGCCGTCCATATTGgagtatgtttttttttaaaataaagaTACTTTTATTTTTCAGAGGGGCTGAGTATTTACTTCAGTGTAGATCAAGGCTGTAAAACTATggctttttaaaaaaaaaaaattatggagCAGCTCCCCTCAGCCAACCCAGTCTGGAATTATACATGCTGCCGCCAAGCATCTGGGACCTGAGTggaactatacacacacatgcactcactcacacacacgctcgcgcacacactcatatacacacacagacaaaaacgtacacacacaaatacagtacacacagacaaGCCTGATTGCTCAAGCCCAAACAGCCAGGATGCTATGCTGCATAAATAAAAGAAGAGTAACCACATCTAAAATATGATCACATGTACATCTAAATCACCACCACATGTACATCTAAATCACCACCACATGTACATCTAAATCACCACCACATGTACATCTAAATCACCACCACATGTACATCTAAATCACCACCACATGTACATCTAAATCACCACCACATGTACATCTAAATCACCACCACATGTACATCTAAATCACCACCACATGTACATCTAAATCACCACCACATGTACATCTAAATCACCACCACATGTACATCTAAATCACCACCACATGTACATCTAAATCACCACCACATGTACATCTAAATCACCACCACATGTACATCTAAATCACCACCACATGTACATCTAAATCACCACCACATGTACATCTAAATCACCACCACATGTACATCTAAATCACCACCACATTTACATCTAAATCATCACATCTATCCTTAAGCACAAATAAACACACAATACACAGTATATTCCCAAACACGCTCCTccacacacacggtcacacagTCATAAACAGAACTCACGTGTTCAGTGGGTGGAATGTGAGCAGTGCCTAATGAAATCCCCTTGGAGAATGGAAGGATGCTCAgcttagagagacagagggaaaaacacactcctctctcccatctacaAACATTTACTGTCTACAGACTGATTTAACCACTGCTGCAAGACACAAGCCTCAGTTCAGTCAATCTGGATTGCAAACCTACAGCATGTGATGCAGTACAATTAAAGGCCATACTTAATAATCAGGACTCTTGATAACATAGGGATATTTTAGGGATATTTTGGGGGGAGAGAGGCTGGATGAACATTTGAATTACATAACCAAAGTTCTAGAATTAGCATAAAAAAATGGAATGCTTGTTTATTCACGTAAACACACATTATTCACAGTTAGTTAAACATTGAttaaccgctctctctctcttcccctaagGACCTGGAGCGTCGTGTTCCAAGGGATCAGAGCTGTTTGACTGGCTGCTGCAACACCAACCTTGAGGAGCCCAGCAGTTTCCACAgccaggtgtgtatgtgtgtctgtgtactgtatatctatatactgtgtgtgtctgtgtactgtatatctacatactgtatgtgtgtctgtgtactgtacatctacatactgtgtgtgtctgtgtactgtatatctacatactgtgtgtgtctgtgtactgtatatctatatactgtgtgtgtgtctgtgtactgtatatctacatactgtatgtgtgtctgtgtactgtacatctacatactgtgtgtgtctgtgtactgtatatctacatactgtgtgtgtctgtgtactgtatatctatatactgtgtgtgtctgtgtactgtatatctacatactgtgtgtgtgtctgtgtactgtatatctacatactgtatgtgtgtctgtgtactgtacatctacatactgtgtgtgtctgtgtactgtacatctacatactgtgtgtgtgtctgtgtactgtatatctacatactgtgtgtgtgtctgtgtactgtatatctacatactgtgtctgtgtactgtatatctacatactgtgtgtgtgtctgtgtactgtatatctacatactgtgtgtgtctgtgtactgtatatctacatactgtctgtgtactgtatctacatactgtgtgtgtgtctgtgtactgtatatctacatactgtgtgtgtgtctgtgtactgtatatctacatactgtgtgtgtctgtgtactgtatatctacatactgtgtgtgtgtctgtgtactgtatatctacatactgtgtgtgtgtctgtgtactgtatatctacatactgtctgtgtactgtatatctacatactgtctgtgtactgtatatctacatacTGTCggtgtactgtatatctacatactgtctgtgtactgtatatctacatactgtctgtgtactgtatatctacatactgtctgtgtactgtatatctacatactgtctgtgtactgtatatctacatactgtctgtgtactgtatatctacatactgtctgtgtactgtatatctacatactgtgtgtgtgtgtgactgtgttctctctctcacgctctctctccttcagacTGAGGATGAGGACTATATGTTGGAGAAACCTCTGGGCTACCTACCTCTCCACCATGAGCTGGACAGTGGCCTGGGCTGGACCGACGGTAGCCTGCACCAGGGAGACCTCTCTGGCCTGGAGACTGAGGAGGGGGGTCTGGAGGAGTGTCACCCCAGGGGAGGAGGCTCCGGTGGGGGCCTGCTGGTCAgcggaggagggggtggaggtggtGGGTCTCCGTCCTCTGAATCCTTCATCTCGTCTGAGCTGAGTGACTCTGGCTTCTATAGCGTGAGCACCGGAGAGTTCCGCCGTTTCCAGAGGCTGTTAGAGAAACGCATGCGCCTGTACACCGCTCGTCTGCACCACCAAGGGGAGGTGTGTACACGGGAGCGCCGCGACAGCTGGCAGAAGAACCACAGAGAGCTGCTGGAGGCCATCCCTGAGGCACTGACCATGCAGCCCCAGCACTCCTGCCTCACGCCTGGCCTGACTGCTCATCGAGGACTCTTCAGGTAAGAGCTTATCACCAGACTAACATCACTGTGATTATCATAGCTTATCATGATAACATGATCCATAACCATCCAAACCTCATCTTCAAACTGTTCTCAGTCCAGGGTTCAATGATGATAATGCAGGTTGTTCACCACGGTACCATTGTATTTATCGCTTCTGTTTCTAATAGTTTTCTGTTTCTTCAGGGTGTCGTCTGTCCAGTTCCGGAAGGCGGATCGTCCCTGTCTGAGCAAACACAGCTCCAGCAGTGGCTCCCTCTTCAACCCCCAGCACACCCCTGGCCTCCTCTCTGTCCACGCCCCTGTCCTCCCCACCTGCAGTACCCCCTCCGGTCCCACAGGCTTCCGCTGCAGCACCAGGGCTCCAGCTCGGAGGGTCAGCTGAGGAGAAGCAGGACCCTGCACCACCGGGCTCCACCCCAGGAGCGTGTCAGACGGGCCAGTCACCCGTCCTCCCCCTCTTACGCCACCCTTAGAGGCCTGGAGCTGGGCCTGCCTGAAGAGGGAGAACCAGAACTAGTGCTCACACACCCAGCAGGACTTGCCCTCTCACCTCAGCACCATGCAACCTCTCCGGGGGAACACAGAGGGGCCATGCCCTTACCCAGGGGACATTACTGGGACAATAGTGGAGGTCGTGACCAGCTGGTTAATGACAGTAGGCAGCAGGAGAGGAGCTTCATGACAGACCTACCAGTgtgggagagggagcgagagagagaaagagagcgagaaagagaacgagagaaagaaagagagcaggaaagagaaaaacaaagagagagaggaagagaggtgcaCCGCTTCCACACCCTCAGCCACCCACCCCAGACATCCACGGACATCCATGAGACATGGCCTAAACCAGCCAACCGTCTGTCCCGCCAGGGGTCCGGGGGTGGTGGGGGCCTCTACAGCACCCTGGAGAGCCACACTGGGTTCGGGTCTGGGGTCGTTGG encodes:
- the LOC139536120 gene encoding uncharacterized protein isoform X1, with amino-acid sequence MGCRLSGPWFSDGMGVSGRDLSHLTKRDLSHLSKRDALRILATYEHPITLQIKGQRGRGYGLHDCSTQTERHWEPLPLAPHLALHSLGVTAAGTMPRVNPDGHYCSHMSLPRDHRDNGRYEYLPNAPRDIEDMEPLDYQDLERRVPRDQSCLTGCCNTNLEEPSSFHSQTEDEDYMLEKPLGYLPLHHELDSGLGWTDGSLHQGDLSGLETEEGGLEECHPRGGGSGGGLLVSGGGGGGGGSPSSESFISSELSDSGFYSVSTGEFRRFQRLLEKRMRLYTARLHHQGEVCTRERRDSWQKNHRELLEAIPEALTMQPQHSCLTPGLTAHRGLFRVSSVQFRKADRPCLSKHSSSSGSLFNPQHTPGLLSVHAPVLPTCSTPSGPTGFRCSTRAPARRVS
- the LOC139536120 gene encoding uncharacterized protein isoform X2, which gives rise to MPRVNPDGHYCSHMSLPRDHRDNGRYEYLPNAPRDIEDMEPLDYQDLERRVPRDQSCLTGCCNTNLEEPSSFHSQTEDEDYMLEKPLGYLPLHHELDSGLGWTDGSLHQGDLSGLETEEGGLEECHPRGGGSGGGLLVSGGGGGGGGSPSSESFISSELSDSGFYSVSTGEFRRFQRLLEKRMRLYTARLHHQGEVCTRERRDSWQKNHRELLEAIPEALTMQPQHSCLTPGLTAHRGLFRVSSVQFRKADRPCLSKHSSSSGSLFNPQHTPGLLSVHAPVLPTCSTPSGPTGFRCSTRAPARRVS